The proteins below are encoded in one region of Delphinus delphis chromosome 4, mDelDel1.2, whole genome shotgun sequence:
- the DNAJB11 gene encoding dnaJ homolog subfamily B member 11: MAPQNLGTFCLLLLYLIGAVIAGRDFYKILGVPRSASIKDIKKAYRKLALQLHPDRNPDDPRAQEKFQDLGAAYEVLSDSEKRKQYDTYGEEGLKDGHQSSHGDIFSHFFGDFGFMFGGTPRQQDRNIPRGSDIIVDLEVTLEEVYAGNFVEVVRNKPVARQAPGKRKCNCRQEMRTTQLGPGRFQMTQEVVCDECPNVKLVNEERTLEVEIEPGVRDGMEYPFIGEGEPHVDGEPGDLRFRIKVVKHPIFERRGDDLYTNVTVSLVESLVGFDMDIAHLDGHKVHISRDKITRPGAKLWKKGEGLPNFDNNNIKGSLIITFDVDFPKEQLSEEAREGIKQLLNQGSVQKVYNGLQGY; this comes from the exons ATGGCCCCGCAGAACCTGGGCACCTTCTGCCTGTTGCTGCTGTACCTCATCGGGGCCGTGATCGCCGG gCGAGATTTCTATAAGATCTTAGGGGTGCCTCGCAGTGCCTctataaaggatattaaaaaGGCCTACAGGAAACTAGCCCTGCAGCTTCATCCTGACCGGAATCCTGATGATCCTCGAGCGCAGGAGAAATTCCAGGATCTGGGTGCTGCTTATGAG GTTCTGTCAGATAGTGAGAAACGGAAACAATATGATACTTATGGTGAAGAAGGATTAAAAGATGGGCATCAGAGCTCCCATGGAGACATTTTTTCACA CTTCTTTGGAGATTTTGGTTTCATGTTTGGAGGAACCCCTCGTCAGCAAGACAGAAATATTCCAAGAGGAAGTGATATTATTGTAGATCTAGAAGTCACTTTGGAAGAAGTATATGCAGGAAATTTTGTAGAA GTGGTTAGAAACAAACCCGTGGCAAGGCAGGCCCCTGGCAAACGGAAGTGCAACTGCAGGCAGGAGATGCGGACCACCCAGCTGGGCCCCGGCCGCTTCCAGATGACCCAGGAGGTGGTCTGCGACGAGTGCCCGAATGTCAA ACTAGTGAATGAAGAACGAACACTGGAGGTGGAAATTGAACCTGGGGTGAGAGATGGCATGGAGTACCCCTTTATTGGAGAAG GTGAGCCTCATGTGGATGGAGAGCCAGGAGACTTACGGTTCCGAATCAAAGTTGTCAA GCACCCAATATTTGAAAGGCGAGGAGATGACTTGTACACAAACGTGACAGTCTCCCTCGTGGAGTCTCTGGTGGGCTTCGATATGGATATTGCTCACTTGGATGGTCACAAG GTACATATTTCCCGGGATAAGATCACCAGACCAGGAGCCAAGCTATGGAAGAAAGGGGAAGGGCTCCCCAACTTTGACAACAACAACATCAAGGGCTCTTTGATAATCACTTTTGATGTGGATTTTCCAAAAGAACAGTTATCAGAGGAAGCAAGAGAAG GTATCAAACAGCTGCTGAATCAAGGGTCAGTGCAGAAGGTATACAATGGACTGCAAGGATATTAA